A window of the Parabacteroides merdae ATCC 43184 genome harbors these coding sequences:
- a CDS encoding thiamine phosphate synthase, protein MELDDFLYTSAGRGRYACFTGTNRLMFITHRTNKYTELDEVKMVTKGGCTWVQLRMKENLNLEVAKAIAHFTLFDCDTDCACCLDDDLEMAFKAGIHCVHLGKNDIPVSEAWHRIIEKGKEDLFLVGATANTFEDILKADREGASYIGLGPYRYTETKKNLSPVLGLEGYRKIMEQCREAGLEIPIFAIGGIEFEDIAPLMETGIEGIAVSGAIINAEDPVEETRRFIREINKHKPDPCRDDSEI, encoded by the coding sequence ATGGAATTAGACGATTTTTTATATACAAGTGCAGGTAGAGGAAGGTATGCCTGTTTTACCGGTACTAATCGGTTGATGTTCATCACACACCGTACGAATAAATACACAGAACTGGATGAGGTCAAGATGGTGACCAAAGGCGGTTGTACTTGGGTACAGCTCCGCATGAAAGAGAATTTGAACCTGGAAGTTGCCAAAGCAATCGCCCATTTTACCCTGTTTGACTGCGATACGGATTGCGCCTGCTGTCTGGACGACGATCTGGAAATGGCTTTCAAAGCCGGTATTCACTGTGTCCATTTAGGTAAAAACGACATACCGGTCTCCGAAGCCTGGCACCGTATTATCGAAAAAGGGAAAGAGGATCTTTTCCTGGTGGGGGCAACAGCCAACACGTTCGAAGATATCCTGAAAGCAGATCGGGAAGGAGCTTCTTACATAGGCTTGGGCCCCTACCGCTACACCGAGACCAAAAAGAACCTGAGTCCGGTGTTGGGGTTGGAAGGGTATCGAAAAATCATGGAACAATGCAGAGAAGCTGGCCTTGAAATTCCTATCTTTGCCATCGGAGGGATCGAGTTTGAAGATATTGCACCATTGATGGAAACAGGAATAGAAGGCATCGCCGTTTCCGGAGCGATCATCAATGCTGAAGATCCGGTCGAAGAGACACGCCGTTTCATCCGGGAGATCAACAAACATAAACCGGACCCTTGCAGGGACGATTCTGAAATATAA
- a CDS encoding thiamine phosphate synthase encodes MKKLIVITSPYFFKGEDCILSHLFDEGMQHLHLRKPDSEANELRKLLDRIPDIYYPKVVLHDCFNLAVEYGLGGIHLNRRNNQSPDGFTGTISCSCHSIEELEQFGKLDYLFLSPIFQSISKEGYGNGFKPETLRQASNAGIINDKVIALGGIDLTTLPLLRPFRFGGAAVLGAVWGNSPSADKEDSIITQYKKLQAWN; translated from the coding sequence ATGAAAAAGCTGATCGTTATTACTTCGCCCTATTTTTTCAAGGGAGAGGATTGCATCCTTTCACATCTGTTTGATGAAGGGATGCAACATCTTCACCTGCGTAAACCGGATAGCGAAGCAAATGAATTGCGCAAGTTGCTGGATCGGATTCCGGATATCTACTATCCGAAAGTCGTGCTTCATGACTGTTTCAACCTGGCAGTAGAATATGGCCTAGGCGGCATACACCTGAACAGACGCAACAACCAGTCGCCAGACGGTTTTACAGGCACAATCAGCTGTTCATGCCATTCGATCGAGGAACTCGAACAGTTCGGGAAACTCGACTATCTGTTTCTTAGCCCGATTTTTCAAAGCATATCCAAAGAAGGTTATGGGAACGGTTTCAAGCCGGAAACACTCAGACAGGCTTCCAATGCCGGGATCATCAATGATAAAGTCATAGCCTTAGGAGGCATAGACCTGACGACCCTTCCCCTTCTACGCCCTTTCCGCTTCGGGGGAGCTGCCGTGTTGGGAGCAGTTTGGGGAAACTCCCCTTCGGCAGATAAAGAGGATTCTATTATCACACAATATAAAAAGCTACAAGCATGGAATTAG
- a CDS encoding thioredoxin family protein has product MKVRAYVLFVAVALLAVSAGTKNAKPTVGINPGDFAPRIESLGTESNFSFQNHSGRYTLLNFWATYDAESRARNVQLWNEVNKLSSDKIAMYSISLDEKESIFTETVKADKLEGTKQFHEELGRKSELFGKYNLQKGFCNFLIDDKGVIIAANVAPEDLTKVLKKG; this is encoded by the coding sequence ATGAAAGTAAGAGCTTATGTTCTCTTTGTTGCGGTTGCATTGCTTGCTGTGTCTGCCGGAACTAAAAACGCAAAGCCGACAGTCGGCATTAACCCTGGCGACTTTGCTCCGAGAATAGAGTCTTTAGGAACCGAGAGCAATTTCAGTTTTCAAAATCATTCAGGACGTTACACATTGCTGAATTTCTGGGCAACTTACGATGCTGAATCGCGGGCTCGTAACGTTCAATTATGGAATGAAGTCAACAAGTTGAGTTCAGACAAGATTGCAATGTATTCGATCTCTTTAGACGAGAAAGAATCCATTTTTACTGAAACGGTAAAAGCCGACAAATTGGAAGGTACAAAGCAATTTCATGAAGAACTTGGCAGAAAGTCAGAATTGTTTGGGAAGTATAACCTGCAAAAGGGATTCTGTAACTTCCTGATTGACGACAAGGGGGTTATTATTGCTGCCAATGTAGCCCCGGAAGATCTGACGAAGGTATTGAAGAAGGGTTAA
- the thiD gene encoding bifunctional hydroxymethylpyrimidine kinase/phosphomethylpyrimidine kinase — protein sequence MKINTTFRYPVALTIAGSDSSGGAGIQADLKTFSALGVFGTSAITSITAQNTQGVRGIHAVSPEIVEGQIHAVFEDLTVDAVKIGMLHNWEAARIVACSIDHFCPSKIILDPVMISTSGSKLIEDETIEVIVKELFHRVTLITPNIDEAAFLSGMQIRNEEEMEIAAQKLLVLGCRAVLMKGGHLEGKEMADILFTHDEAPLRLAVPTIQTQNTHGTGCTLSSAIAAYMALGKELPDAVRAAKDYITAALHAGANVETGHGHGPLNHFFDPVPLIKIEV from the coding sequence ATGAAAATAAACACGACGTTTCGCTATCCGGTGGCACTTACTATTGCTGGTTCAGACAGTAGTGGTGGTGCCGGAATACAAGCGGATCTGAAAACATTTTCGGCTTTAGGAGTCTTCGGAACCTCTGCCATCACATCGATCACAGCCCAAAACACACAGGGAGTAAGAGGCATACACGCAGTTTCTCCAGAAATCGTCGAAGGGCAAATTCATGCCGTATTCGAAGACTTAACCGTCGATGCCGTTAAGATCGGGATGTTGCATAACTGGGAAGCAGCCCGGATCGTTGCCTGCTCAATCGATCATTTCTGCCCGTCGAAAATCATTCTCGACCCAGTTATGATTTCGACAAGCGGCAGCAAGCTGATAGAAGATGAAACCATCGAAGTCATCGTGAAAGAACTTTTCCACCGCGTCACACTGATCACCCCAAATATTGACGAAGCAGCCTTTCTCTCCGGTATGCAGATACGCAACGAGGAAGAAATGGAAATAGCCGCACAAAAGCTGTTGGTCTTGGGATGCCGTGCCGTATTGATGAAAGGCGGCCACTTGGAAGGTAAAGAAATGGCCGATATTTTGTTTACACACGATGAAGCTCCGCTCCGACTGGCTGTGCCGACCATTCAGACTCAAAATACACACGGTACAGGTTGCACACTCTCGTCCGCCATCGCCGCCTATATGGCTTTAGGAAAAGAACTGCCAGATGCTGTACGTGCGGCAAAAGATTACATAACGGCAGCCCTTCATGCCGGGGCCAATGTTGAGACTGGACATGGACACGGACCTCTCAATCATTTTTTCGATCCGGTTCCCCTCATAAAAATAGAAGTATGA
- the thiC gene encoding phosphomethylpyrimidine synthase ThiC: MANKNRIRITYPSSEKIYIPGKIHKINVGMRKIKILDTVTRDENGELVHKKNNPVIVYDTSGPYSDPKIPVNTQNGIPRIRESWYAGRKDLIRLEELTSDYGRQRLADSSLDHIRFPKHHLPYRAKAGKNITQLYYAKRRIITPEMEYVAIRENQQIEALGLKSYITPEFVRKEIAAGRAIIPANINHPEAEPMIIGRKFLVKINTNIGNSALSSGIDEEIEKAVWSCKWGGDTLMDLSTGDNIHETREWIIRNCPVPMGTVPIYQALEKVNGKIEDLSWKIYRDTLIEQAEQGVDYFTIHAGLLKKHIELTQTRLTGIVSRGGSIMAKWMQIHNEENFLYTHFAEICEILKMYDIAVSIGDGLRPGSIYDANDAAQFAELHTMGELTQVAWDQFVQVIIEGPGHVPMNKIQENMKEQQYACHNAPFYTLGPLTTDIAPGYDHITSAIGAAQIAWHGTAMICYVTPKEHLGLPDKEDVRTGVVTYKIAAHAADLAKGHPGAQVRDNALSKARFEFRWKDQFNLSFDPERAFQYYKDSAVTDGEYCTMCGPNFCAMRLSKDLHKENCDI, from the coding sequence ATGGCAAATAAAAACAGAATACGCATCACGTATCCTTCATCGGAAAAGATCTACATACCCGGCAAGATACATAAGATAAATGTGGGTATGCGAAAGATCAAAATACTGGATACCGTCACACGCGATGAGAACGGAGAGTTGGTCCACAAAAAAAACAATCCCGTCATCGTGTATGATACCAGTGGACCTTATTCGGACCCGAAAATCCCGGTCAATACGCAAAACGGCATTCCCCGTATCCGCGAATCCTGGTATGCAGGACGCAAAGACTTGATCCGCCTGGAAGAGCTGACTTCCGATTATGGCCGGCAGCGCCTCGCCGATTCCTCACTGGATCACATCCGTTTCCCAAAACATCATCTACCCTATCGTGCCAAAGCGGGGAAAAACATCACCCAACTGTATTATGCGAAACGGCGCATCATCACTCCGGAAATGGAATATGTCGCCATCCGCGAAAACCAGCAGATCGAGGCGTTAGGATTGAAATCATATATCACTCCCGAATTTGTCCGCAAAGAAATTGCCGCCGGGCGTGCCATCATCCCAGCAAACATCAACCACCCCGAAGCAGAACCGATGATTATCGGCCGGAAATTCTTAGTGAAGATCAACACCAATATCGGCAACTCCGCCCTTTCGTCCGGTATAGACGAAGAGATCGAAAAGGCTGTATGGAGCTGCAAATGGGGAGGCGACACCTTGATGGATCTTTCGACAGGAGACAATATCCATGAAACCCGCGAATGGATCATTCGTAACTGTCCGGTTCCGATGGGAACAGTCCCTATCTACCAGGCTTTGGAAAAGGTGAACGGAAAGATAGAAGACTTGAGTTGGAAAATCTATCGCGACACACTGATCGAACAGGCTGAACAGGGAGTCGACTATTTCACCATCCATGCCGGTTTGCTTAAAAAGCATATCGAACTGACACAAACGCGCTTGACAGGTATCGTCTCACGCGGAGGCTCAATCATGGCTAAGTGGATGCAAATCCATAATGAAGAGAATTTCTTGTATACACATTTCGCCGAAATATGCGAGATATTGAAAATGTACGATATCGCCGTTTCGATCGGCGACGGGCTTCGCCCGGGCTCCATCTACGATGCGAACGATGCCGCCCAATTTGCCGAACTACATACGATGGGTGAGTTAACCCAGGTTGCCTGGGACCAGTTTGTGCAGGTCATCATCGAAGGTCCGGGCCATGTCCCGATGAATAAGATCCAAGAGAACATGAAAGAACAGCAATATGCTTGCCATAATGCCCCGTTCTACACGTTAGGCCCGCTGACAACAGATATCGCCCCAGGTTACGACCATATCACATCGGCTATCGGAGCCGCCCAGATTGCCTGGCACGGCACAGCAATGATCTGTTACGTCACTCCGAAAGAACATCTCGGTTTACCGGATAAGGAAGATGTCCGCACGGGTGTCGTCACCTATAAGATCGCCGCCCACGCCGCCGACCTGGCAAAGGGACATCCCGGAGCACAAGTCCGTGACAATGCTCTGAGCAAAGCCCGCTTCGAATTCCGCTGGAAAGACCAGTTCAATCTGTCTTTCGATCCGGAACGCGCCTTTCAATATTACAAGGACAGTGCCGTGACGGACGGTGAATATTGCACGATGTGCGGCCCCAACTTCTGTGCCATGCGGCTGAGCAAGGATTTACATAAAGAAAACTGCGATATATAA
- a CDS encoding DUF5686 and carboxypeptidase-like regulatory domain-containing protein, with protein sequence MGKKIVFLLASLFTVWIANGQNTIIKGVVTDSITGERLPYVSLIFKGTTIGTATDGDGNFSFSALTDVKNLEVSYLGYDTKEVKVIPGKTNNLKIKLAPNGITLNEVVVKPKKEKYSKKENPAVKFVKQVIASRESNDPRNHDYFQYDQYEKMVFAMNDYHPKPKKNGKPGKFDFLIDFVDTLDVGTTILPVSEKEKVESVYYRKEPKSEKRIVKGNKSSGVDEIFSRDGIQQFLNEVFREVDIFKNDIPLFLQRFVSPLSTIGPNYYKYYLLDTLNVNGQKCVDLGFVPFNSETFGFTGHLFVTLDSTFFVQKAILNVPKDINLNFVSGMTIEQTFERTPDSTRIITKDDINVNFKLSEKSKGMYARRLNIYSNHSFDEPDAERALVFKESAPVITLKDAYQQSEDFWTSNRPEEAIKKNPNSVEKLMAKFRSVPIFYITEKVVSVLVSGYIPTNKDPLKSKFEFGPMNTAISGNAIEGARFRVGGTTTTAFSRNLFFDGYMAYGTKDEKLKYDALVEYSFNDRKEYRKEFPLNSIRLEYMYDINQLGQQYMYASKDNMFLAWKRQKDTRATYLRQAELTYYHEHYNGLAYGAVIRNRREYATEYAVFDRIGPDGAISPVKSYDMTELELKFRYAKDEKFYQTRNLRYPITFDALIFNFSHVMAKKDLLGSSYDYHRTDIGIQKRFWFSAFGYVDLITKAGKVWNKVPYPLLILPNANLSYTIQPESYTNMNAMEFISDEYASWDLTYYMNGNLLNRLPLVKKLKWREVFCFRGLWGHLTDKNNPMNGGEGLYLFPNGSYTLGKAPYMEASIGIENIFKFLRLDYVWRLNYRDHPGIQTKGVRFMMRMSF encoded by the coding sequence ATGGGGAAGAAGATTGTTTTTTTGCTGGCATCCTTGTTTACGGTATGGATAGCAAACGGACAGAATACTATTATAAAGGGAGTTGTAACCGATTCAATTACAGGAGAAAGATTACCTTATGTTTCTCTTATATTTAAAGGAACGACAATTGGAACAGCAACTGACGGGGATGGCAACTTTTCATTCTCCGCTTTGACCGATGTCAAGAATTTGGAGGTATCTTATTTAGGGTATGACACGAAAGAAGTGAAGGTCATTCCGGGTAAAACGAATAATCTGAAAATAAAATTGGCTCCGAACGGGATCACGTTGAATGAGGTCGTCGTAAAGCCCAAGAAGGAGAAATACAGCAAGAAAGAGAATCCGGCCGTTAAGTTTGTAAAGCAAGTGATTGCTTCACGGGAAAGCAATGATCCGCGTAACCACGATTATTTCCAATACGATCAATATGAGAAGATGGTCTTTGCGATGAATGACTATCATCCCAAACCCAAAAAGAACGGAAAACCGGGCAAATTCGATTTTCTGATCGATTTTGTCGATACGCTTGATGTCGGTACGACTATTCTTCCGGTGTCGGAAAAGGAAAAGGTGGAATCTGTCTATTACCGTAAAGAGCCGAAGTCGGAAAAGCGTATTGTGAAAGGAAACAAGTCATCAGGTGTGGATGAGATATTCTCGCGTGATGGTATCCAGCAGTTTTTGAATGAGGTTTTCCGGGAAGTCGATATTTTCAAGAATGATATTCCTCTGTTTTTACAGAGATTTGTCAGTCCGCTGTCTACTATCGGACCGAATTATTACAAATATTATCTGCTCGATACGTTAAATGTGAACGGACAGAAATGTGTGGATTTGGGGTTTGTTCCTTTCAACTCGGAAACATTTGGTTTCACCGGCCATCTGTTTGTTACACTTGATTCTACGTTCTTTGTACAGAAGGCAATTTTGAATGTCCCCAAAGACATCAACCTGAACTTCGTTTCCGGAATGACGATCGAACAGACATTCGAACGCACGCCCGACAGTACCCGGATCATTACGAAGGACGACATCAACGTCAACTTCAAATTGAGCGAGAAATCGAAAGGTATGTATGCGCGGCGATTGAATATCTACAGCAACCATTCTTTTGATGAACCCGATGCCGAACGGGCGCTTGTGTTTAAGGAGAGTGCACCCGTCATTACGCTAAAAGACGCTTATCAGCAATCGGAGGATTTTTGGACAAGTAACCGTCCGGAGGAGGCAATAAAGAAGAATCCGAACTCGGTCGAAAAGCTGATGGCTAAATTCCGTTCTGTTCCGATCTTTTATATAACGGAGAAAGTAGTTTCAGTCCTCGTGTCCGGCTATATCCCGACGAATAAGGACCCGCTGAAAAGTAAATTTGAGTTCGGGCCCATGAACACGGCAATCAGTGGCAATGCAATCGAAGGAGCCCGTTTCCGTGTGGGAGGAACAACAACGACGGCATTTAGCAGGAACCTGTTTTTTGACGGATATATGGCGTATGGAACAAAAGATGAAAAGCTGAAATATGATGCTCTTGTCGAGTATTCGTTCAATGATCGTAAAGAATACCGTAAGGAATTTCCGCTGAACTCGATCCGCCTGGAATATATGTACGATATCAACCAGTTGGGACAGCAATACATGTATGCCAGCAAGGATAATATGTTCTTGGCCTGGAAACGCCAGAAAGATACACGGGCCACTTATCTGCGGCAAGCTGAACTGACCTACTACCACGAACATTATAATGGTCTGGCTTATGGGGCTGTCATCCGTAACCGTCGCGAATATGCAACCGAATATGCGGTGTTTGACCGGATCGGACCGGATGGAGCCATTAGCCCGGTCAAGAGCTATGATATGACGGAACTGGAGTTGAAATTCCGTTATGCCAAGGATGAAAAGTTCTACCAGACACGTAACCTTCGCTATCCGATTACTTTCGATGCGCTGATCTTCAATTTCAGCCATGTAATGGCAAAGAAAGATTTGCTGGGTTCATCGTACGATTATCACCGTACGGATATCGGTATTCAGAAGCGTTTCTGGTTCTCGGCTTTCGGTTATGTCGATCTTATCACGAAAGCGGGAAAAGTATGGAACAAGGTTCCATATCCTTTGTTGATCCTGCCGAATGCAAATCTTTCGTATACGATCCAGCCGGAATCTTATACGAACATGAATGCGATGGAGTTCATCAGCGACGAATATGCCTCCTGGGATTTGACATATTACATGAACGGAAACTTGTTGAACCGCCTGCCGCTTGTCAAGAAGTTGAAATGGAGAGAAGTATTCTGTTTCCGCGGCCTATGGGGACATCTGACCGACAAGAACAATCCGATGAATGGGGGAGAGGGGCTGTATCTTTTCCCTAACGGTTCGTACACCTTGGGCAAAGCTCCTTATATGGAAGCCAGTATCGGCATTGAAAACATCTTTAAGTTCCTTCGCCTTGATTACGTATGGCGTTTGAACTATCGCGACCATCCGGGTATCCAGACGAAAGGGGTTCGGTTCATGATGCGAATGTCATTCTGA
- a CDS encoding BamA/TamA family outer membrane protein — MLKYIVVFAGASLLAISLPAKAQEQRDIVALSSEEIMTPSDTVPRKKTVIVDGVELNEKQLKRYYRQLRKDSIRAHKNIWWSVLGGPSYTPEASFGVGGAVLASFRMNKQDTISQRSFLPAGLNLSINGTIVVAGAGTFFFNENRFRIYMNYGYRNEPSHYYGKGFEKAENLERGDSTTRFHRSYFQLYPRFVWEVRPHFYLGGLFDLNYTKVSDVNPVMEEDPYFQQFKRKYFNVGIGGLIQYDTRDDVATPTRGMLLGANFKLFGKYWGGAYNYEIIELEYRQFKNVFRPRSTLAWIAKSQIGLGDIPFTELPTFGSPFDLRGYYMGKYRDKSMAYGIVEYRHMFGSPAKYKSGNFWAKCGFVAWVGTGTIGETPFDWNKWKLNFGAGLRFQMQPGKNFRLDVGKEPGQPGMQVYMNMTEAF, encoded by the coding sequence ATGCTTAAATATATTGTTGTATTTGCGGGAGCCTCTTTACTTGCGATTTCTTTGCCAGCAAAGGCTCAGGAACAACGCGATATCGTTGCGCTCTCCTCTGAAGAAATAATGACTCCTTCAGATACCGTGCCTCGAAAGAAGACTGTCATCGTAGACGGAGTGGAATTGAACGAAAAGCAGTTGAAACGTTACTATCGTCAATTGCGTAAAGATTCCATCCGGGCCCACAAAAACATATGGTGGTCTGTACTGGGCGGTCCTTCATATACACCAGAAGCTTCGTTCGGTGTGGGTGGTGCCGTCCTTGCCAGCTTCCGAATGAATAAACAAGACACTATTTCCCAACGTTCTTTCCTGCCTGCCGGTTTGAACCTGTCTATAAATGGGACCATTGTTGTAGCTGGCGCTGGAACGTTTTTCTTCAATGAAAACCGTTTCCGTATCTATATGAATTATGGTTATCGGAACGAGCCTTCACACTATTACGGGAAAGGATTTGAAAAGGCGGAGAATCTCGAAAGGGGTGATTCCACTACTCGGTTTCATCGAAGCTATTTTCAATTGTACCCCCGATTCGTATGGGAAGTCCGCCCACATTTTTATTTAGGCGGCTTGTTTGACTTGAACTACACAAAGGTTTCGGATGTTAATCCGGTGATGGAGGAAGATCCCTATTTCCAACAGTTCAAAAGGAAATACTTCAACGTCGGTATCGGCGGACTTATCCAATATGACACTCGTGATGATGTGGCGACACCTACGCGCGGTATGTTGTTAGGAGCTAATTTCAAATTGTTCGGTAAATATTGGGGAGGCGCTTATAACTACGAGATCATCGAGCTTGAATACCGACAGTTTAAAAACGTATTTCGTCCACGCAGTACGCTTGCCTGGATTGCCAAAAGCCAGATCGGCTTAGGGGACATTCCTTTTACGGAACTCCCGACTTTCGGTTCTCCTTTCGACCTTCGTGGTTACTATATGGGCAAGTACCGGGACAAGTCGATGGCTTACGGAATCGTTGAATACCGTCATATGTTCGGCTCTCCGGCCAAATACAAAAGCGGGAATTTTTGGGCAAAATGCGGTTTTGTGGCATGGGTCGGAACCGGAACGATCGGGGAAACTCCTTTTGACTGGAATAAATGGAAACTAAATTTCGGAGCCGGCCTCCGCTTTCAGATGCAACCGGGAAAAAACTTCAGACTGGACGTAGGGAAAGAACCCGGGCAGCCGGGCATGCAGGTCTATATGAATATGACAGAGGCTTTCTAA
- a CDS encoding AIR synthase-related protein: MSTLLPIPDAVRGASEILGLDPLHIANEGLVLVILPDEKTEQALAVMQNYPEGKNAAVIGCIQEKGYALVKMKTLYGNYRIVDMLSDEQLPRI; encoded by the coding sequence GTGTCCACATTGCTCCCGATTCCCGATGCCGTGCGCGGCGCTTCAGAGATTTTAGGACTTGATCCGCTTCATATCGCCAACGAAGGACTGGTGCTGGTGATCTTACCGGATGAAAAGACGGAGCAGGCTCTTGCCGTCATGCAGAATTATCCGGAAGGAAAGAACGCAGCTGTTATCGGCTGTATTCAGGAAAAAGGCTATGCACTGGTTAAAATGAAAACGTTGTATGGCAATTACAGGATCGTCGATATGCTCAGTGATGAACAGTTGCCGAGGATATGA
- a CDS encoding Kae1-like domain-containing protein, which yields MKEEEVVISVLTIQGLVQSVGFRPFIYRIASEMNICGEVDNRNNGVCIRTALTPVQRELFIERIRREHPKVASIHRITVSERIEVRNPYMGFRITPSRSESDEVTQVAPDIAVCPECLRDRKTQAQRLQYPFVNCAHCGPRFSIIRDLPYDRSRTTMSAFSMCPSCRKEYITVSDRRFHAEPVACNHCGPSYYALYNKVKVTDYSELLNLSSRLLREGEVIAAKGIGGYHLICDARSEKAVSRLRDIKQRDGMPFAVLFRDIENIRRYVFSNGVEEKALLSWRRPIVLLKQLRLLASSVNPGMETLGCMLPYMPLHSDWFERLDTPALVMTSGNISECPITITPEEAEKQLAGKIPLLLHHNRVDDSVLQVCGGQSCLIRRSRGYVPEPFFADVPVEGILAFRAEKVNTFALGEGETILQSQYIGDLKNWETFRFYKESLERFQHLFRFRPSLLVCDLHPDYLSSAGRLFDAVSSLLGVCDVSTHQAEAPVKLEQLASDEYQSRYSVLIEKESISMRPVLEGILEDLAAGVPVTWLSARFHNTLAWLLVEMAKQYRMQTGTDKVVISGGCFQNKRLTEQLQRMFAEAGIPLFVPGHIPCNDGGVAVGQLAIAASRKRQL from the coding sequence ATGAAAGAGGAGGAAGTTGTCATATCAGTCCTGACCATTCAAGGTTTGGTACAAAGTGTCGGTTTCCGTCCGTTTATCTATCGGATCGCCAGTGAAATGAATATCTGTGGAGAAGTGGACAACCGGAATAATGGGGTCTGTATCCGTACGGCCCTTACTCCCGTGCAACGGGAACTCTTCATCGAACGCATACGTCGCGAACATCCGAAGGTGGCTTCCATACATAGGATAACCGTTTCGGAAAGGATAGAAGTTAGGAATCCATATATGGGTTTTCGTATTACTCCCAGTCGGTCGGAATCGGACGAGGTGACGCAGGTTGCTCCCGATATTGCCGTCTGTCCCGAATGCTTACGTGACCGGAAGACACAAGCGCAGCGCTTGCAATACCCTTTTGTCAACTGTGCGCATTGCGGACCTCGTTTTTCTATCATCCGTGATCTGCCTTATGATAGGAGCCGAACAACCATGTCAGCTTTCTCGATGTGTCCGTCCTGCCGAAAAGAATATATAACGGTCAGCGACCGGCGTTTTCATGCTGAGCCTGTTGCCTGTAACCATTGCGGTCCGTCTTATTACGCCTTATATAATAAGGTAAAGGTAACAGACTATTCGGAACTGCTCAACCTTTCATCCCGTTTGCTTCGTGAGGGTGAAGTGATTGCCGCGAAAGGGATAGGAGGCTATCACCTGATTTGTGATGCGAGGAGTGAAAAGGCAGTTTCCCGGCTACGGGATATCAAGCAGCGGGATGGCATGCCTTTTGCCGTACTGTTTCGGGATATAGAGAATATCCGCCGATACGTTTTCTCGAATGGGGTGGAAGAAAAGGCTTTGCTTTCCTGGCGTCGCCCGATCGTTCTGTTGAAGCAACTCCGGCTGTTGGCTTCGTCCGTCAATCCGGGAATGGAGACATTAGGATGTATGCTTCCTTATATGCCGCTCCATTCCGATTGGTTTGAACGGTTGGATACACCCGCATTGGTGATGACGAGTGGCAATATCAGCGAATGTCCGATAACCATTACCCCCGAAGAGGCAGAAAAGCAATTGGCCGGTAAAATACCCCTCTTGCTCCACCATAACCGGGTGGATGACTCTGTGTTACAGGTCTGTGGCGGTCAGTCCTGCTTGATACGTCGTTCGCGAGGATATGTGCCGGAACCGTTCTTTGCTGACGTTCCGGTTGAAGGAATCTTGGCTTTCAGAGCCGAAAAGGTAAATACGTTTGCTTTAGGGGAGGGAGAAACGATTCTGCAAAGCCAGTATATCGGTGACCTAAAGAATTGGGAGACCTTTCGATTCTATAAGGAATCACTTGAACGTTTTCAACATCTTTTTCGTTTCCGGCCATCCCTTTTGGTCTGCGATCTGCACCCTGACTATCTTTCCAGTGCGGGCCGGTTATTCGATGCCGTTTCATCTTTACTGGGCGTCTGCGATGTCTCCACGCATCAGGCGGAAGCACCTGTTAAGCTGGAACAACTGGCTTCCGATGAATATCAAAGTCGTTATTCTGTTTTAATAGAAAAGGAGTCTATCTCCATGCGTCCCGTATTGGAAGGAATATTGGAAGATCTGGCAGCCGGAGTTCCGGTAACCTGGTTATCCGCCCGTTTTCATAATACGTTGGCATGGCTTTTGGTAGAGATGGCGAAACAGTACAGGATGCAGACCGGAACGGACAAAGTCGTGATCTCAGGTGGCTGTTTTCAGAATAAACGTCTGACGGAACAGTTGCAGCGCATGTTTGCCGAAGCTGGTATCCCGCTGTTCGTACCGGGACATATACCCTGTAATGACGGAGGTGTGGCGGTCGGGCAACTGGCAATAGCGGCTTCCCGGAAGAGGCAGTTATAG